A section of the Candidatus Binatia bacterium genome encodes:
- the pyrG gene encoding CTP synthase, whose amino-acid sequence MTKTTQRTKFIFVTGGVVSSLGKGLAAASIGALLESRGLRVTICKMDPYINVDPGTMSPFQHGEVYVTEDGAETDLDLGHYERFLSVRMSHKNNFTTGQVYEQVIQNERKGEYLGGTVQVIPHITDEIKRRILAAAEGYDVLIGEVGGTVGDIESLPFLEAIRQFRWDRGRDNVLYVHLTLVPYLPTAGEVKTKPTQHSVKELTGLGIQPDVLLCRADRDLDAKIKLKIAHFCNVDENCVITARDVETIYEVPLLLHREGLDERIVEKLNMWTGEPNLTKWSKVVHTIKHPKDTIRIAMVGKYVDLADAYKSLHEALVHGGIANDCRVDIDYVDSERIEEEGLPPEVLHADGILVPMGFGPRGTEGKIATVRYAREHKVPFLGICFGMQMAVIEFARHVCGLEGANSTEIDERTPHPVIHMMSEQRRVTRKGGTMRLGAYECVVRENSLAHRLYGKRRISERHRHRYEVNNDYRAILEQHGMVFSGLSPDEQLVEMIELEDHPFFLASQFHPEFKSRPSDPHPLFKGFVRAVLQHKAQRVRAPLLAAVTG is encoded by the coding sequence ATGACCAAGACGACACAGCGCACGAAATTCATATTTGTCACCGGCGGAGTGGTGTCGTCTCTGGGCAAGGGTTTGGCAGCGGCCTCGATCGGTGCCTTGCTAGAAAGCCGCGGATTGCGGGTAACGATTTGCAAGATGGACCCGTACATCAATGTCGACCCCGGTACGATGAGCCCGTTCCAACATGGCGAGGTATACGTCACGGAAGACGGCGCTGAGACCGACCTCGATCTCGGCCACTATGAACGTTTTCTCTCCGTGCGGATGTCGCACAAAAACAACTTCACCACCGGCCAAGTGTACGAACAGGTCATCCAGAACGAGCGCAAGGGCGAATACCTCGGCGGAACGGTGCAAGTCATTCCGCACATCACCGATGAGATCAAGCGGCGCATTCTGGCCGCGGCTGAAGGCTACGACGTGCTGATCGGCGAGGTCGGAGGAACGGTTGGAGACATTGAGAGCCTACCGTTTCTCGAAGCGATCCGGCAGTTTCGCTGGGACCGTGGTCGGGACAACGTTCTCTATGTGCACCTGACGTTGGTCCCCTATTTACCGACCGCGGGCGAGGTGAAAACCAAGCCCACGCAGCACAGCGTGAAGGAGCTGACTGGTTTGGGGATCCAGCCGGATGTTTTGCTGTGCCGCGCCGACCGTGATTTGGACGCGAAGATCAAGCTCAAGATTGCTCACTTTTGTAACGTGGACGAGAACTGCGTGATCACGGCGCGGGACGTCGAGACGATTTACGAAGTTCCGCTGCTCCTGCACCGGGAAGGCCTCGATGAGCGGATCGTGGAAAAGCTGAACATGTGGACCGGGGAGCCCAACCTGACAAAGTGGTCCAAGGTCGTCCACACGATCAAACATCCCAAAGACACGATCCGCATCGCCATGGTGGGGAAGTATGTAGACCTGGCGGACGCTTACAAAAGCTTACACGAGGCCCTCGTGCACGGCGGCATTGCCAACGATTGCCGCGTGGACATTGACTACGTGGACTCCGAGCGGATCGAAGAAGAAGGTTTGCCGCCGGAGGTTCTGCACGCCGATGGAATTCTCGTTCCCATGGGTTTTGGGCCCCGTGGAACCGAAGGGAAAATCGCCACTGTGCGTTACGCGCGGGAACACAAAGTGCCATTTCTCGGGATCTGTTTCGGGATGCAAATGGCCGTGATCGAGTTCGCTCGCCACGTCTGTGGGCTCGAGGGCGCGAATTCCACGGAAATCGACGAACGAACACCCCACCCCGTGATCCATATGATGAGCGAACAGCGGCGGGTCACGCGCAAAGGGGGCACGATGCGGCTGGGAGCATACGAGTGCGTCGTGCGGGAAAACTCCTTGGCTCACCGGCTTTATGGGAAGCGGCGCATCAGTGAACGGCACCGGCACCGCTACGAGGTGAATAACGACTACCGAGCGATCCTGGAGCAGCACGGGATGGTGTTCAGTGGGCTTTCGCCGGACGAACAACTGGTCGAAATGATCGAACTCGAAGACCACCCCTTCTTCTTGGCCAGTCAATTTCACCCGGAGTTCAAGTCGCGGCCTTCCGATCCGCATCCGTTGTTCAAGGGTTTTGTGCGTGCTGTGTTGCAGCACAAAGCGCAACGGGTCCGAGCTCCCTTGCTGGCCGCGGTCACAGGATGA
- the kdsB gene encoding 3-deoxy-manno-octulosonate cytidylyltransferase produces MQPHPICFHPPAAAKCRRRRGSSNGGTRPYGIAYNCSADIIVIGVHLVVAMRERVLAVIPARFASSRFPGKPLALIGGRPMVEHVYRRLEQVKEIEEICVATDDERIARAVREIGGRVVETSGVHRCGTERVAEVAQRREADVVLNVQGDMPFVEPGTVRAVLHLLLSDPALPMATVKVPIIDRTVWLSPHVVKVVTDQQGNALYFSRSPLPYWRDAAPSGAWGFKHLGIYGFRRAFLLEFAQLPPTPLEQAESLEQLRALEYGYRIGVVEGSPGIDIEVDTPEDLERAERAYAELTHDPYLVASRAGKR; encoded by the coding sequence GTGCAGCCGCATCCCATTTGCTTCCACCCACCGGCGGCAGCAAAATGCCGGCGCCGGCGCGGTTCGTCGAACGGAGGGACGCGACCCTATGGGATCGCCTACAATTGCTCCGCTGATATCATTGTTATAGGGGTGCATTTGGTCGTGGCCATGAGGGAGCGCGTGCTAGCGGTAATTCCCGCCCGATTTGCGTCGTCGCGGTTTCCCGGCAAACCGCTGGCTCTAATTGGCGGGCGGCCCATGGTCGAGCATGTCTATCGGCGGCTGGAGCAGGTAAAAGAAATCGAGGAGATTTGCGTGGCCACGGATGACGAGCGCATCGCGCGCGCCGTGCGCGAAATCGGCGGTCGCGTGGTCGAAACCAGCGGCGTGCACCGATGCGGGACCGAGCGCGTCGCCGAGGTCGCGCAGCGCAGGGAGGCCGACGTCGTGTTGAATGTGCAGGGCGACATGCCGTTTGTGGAGCCCGGGACAGTCCGAGCGGTTCTACATCTTCTCCTCAGCGACCCGGCGTTGCCCATGGCCACGGTAAAGGTGCCCATCATCGACCGCACCGTGTGGCTCAGCCCTCATGTGGTCAAGGTGGTCACGGATCAGCAAGGCAATGCGCTGTACTTCTCGCGTAGTCCGTTGCCGTACTGGCGCGATGCCGCCCCGAGTGGAGCATGGGGCTTCAAGCATCTCGGGATTTACGGTTTTCGGCGGGCGTTTTTGCTGGAGTTTGCGCAACTGCCGCCCACGCCATTGGAGCAGGCGGAATCGCTCGAGCAACTCAGGGCCCTCGAGTACGGCTATCGGATCGGTGTCGTCGAAGGATCCCCGGGCATAGACATCGAGGTGGATACTCCAGAGGACTTAGAACGAGCGGAACGAGCCTATGCGGAACTGACGCACGATCCGTATCTGGTGGCTTCGCGAGCCGGAAAACGCTAG
- the proS gene encoding proline--tRNA ligase has translation MRYRKTFVPTLKQDPADAEVVSHRLMVRAGMIRQVARGIYNFLPFGLRVVRKVEAIVREEMNRAGAQEILMPAICPAELWQESGRWDKYGKELLRIKDRYDRDFCFGPTHEEVVTDIVRREVRSYRELPLNLYQIQVKFRDEVRPRFGLMRGREFIMKDAYSFHVDREDCRREYENMAATYRRIFARCGLDTRQVESDTGAIGGTLAHEFHVLAESGEDAIVSCDTCDYAANVEKAEVGPPPPHSGSGSTGKPEKVRTPGKRSVEEVAAYLATPPEQFIKTLLYQTSRGDYVAVLVRGDHEVSEAKLRSVLGVDGVQLADAESVQRLTGAEVGFAGPIGLGIEIWADQWVRPLHDAVTGANDTDHHLVHVDVERDLKGVKFADLRLARAHDPCPRCGRGQFRSFRGIEVGNIFYLGTKYSAPMKATFLDEKGQERFMEMGCYGIGITRTAAAAIEQHHDAEGIIWPITLAPAHVHIVPVAWNDERQRRVAEQLHDELEARGVEALLDDREERAGVKFKDADLLGIPFRVTIGSRGLERGTIELKPRAENQAREIPIADAPEVLAGIVHDAVAALSRASG, from the coding sequence GTGCGATACCGAAAGACCTTTGTCCCAACACTGAAACAGGACCCGGCCGATGCCGAGGTCGTGAGCCACCGCCTCATGGTCCGCGCGGGCATGATCCGACAAGTCGCTCGCGGCATTTACAACTTCCTCCCCTTCGGTTTGCGGGTTGTGCGCAAGGTGGAGGCCATCGTCCGCGAAGAGATGAACCGTGCCGGTGCGCAGGAAATTTTAATGCCGGCGATCTGCCCCGCGGAGCTTTGGCAAGAGAGCGGGCGGTGGGATAAGTACGGCAAGGAACTTCTTCGCATCAAAGATCGGTACGATCGTGACTTTTGCTTTGGTCCCACGCACGAGGAAGTCGTCACCGACATCGTGCGCCGCGAGGTGCGCTCGTACCGGGAACTTCCCTTGAACCTGTACCAGATCCAAGTGAAATTTCGCGACGAGGTGCGCCCCCGTTTCGGGCTCATGCGGGGCCGCGAGTTCATCATGAAAGACGCGTACTCCTTCCACGTGGATCGGGAGGACTGCCGCCGGGAATACGAAAACATGGCCGCAACATACCGGCGCATTTTCGCTCGATGTGGCTTGGATACGCGACAGGTGGAATCGGATACGGGTGCCATTGGTGGGACGCTTGCGCACGAGTTTCATGTGCTTGCAGAGTCCGGCGAAGACGCCATCGTCAGTTGCGATACGTGCGACTACGCCGCCAACGTGGAAAAGGCCGAAGTGGGCCCCCCTCCGCCGCATTCGGGTAGCGGGAGCACGGGCAAACCCGAGAAAGTGCGCACTCCAGGTAAACGTTCCGTCGAAGAGGTTGCTGCGTATCTGGCCACACCACCGGAACAGTTCATCAAGACGTTGTTGTATCAGACCAGTCGTGGGGACTACGTGGCTGTGCTCGTGCGCGGCGACCACGAAGTGAGCGAGGCGAAACTCCGAAGCGTGCTCGGAGTCGATGGAGTCCAACTGGCAGATGCTGAGAGCGTTCAGCGTCTGACTGGAGCGGAAGTGGGTTTTGCGGGACCGATTGGCTTGGGCATCGAGATTTGGGCGGATCAATGGGTGCGGCCTTTGCACGATGCCGTTACCGGTGCCAATGACACAGACCACCATCTGGTTCACGTGGATGTGGAGCGTGATCTCAAAGGCGTCAAGTTTGCCGACTTGCGGCTGGCGCGGGCGCACGACCCGTGCCCACGCTGCGGCCGTGGCCAATTTCGTAGCTTCCGGGGCATCGAAGTGGGCAACATTTTTTATTTGGGCACCAAATACAGCGCGCCAATGAAGGCGACCTTTCTGGACGAGAAGGGCCAGGAGCGCTTCATGGAAATGGGCTGTTACGGCATTGGAATTACGCGTACGGCCGCAGCCGCAATCGAGCAACACCATGATGCCGAAGGAATCATTTGGCCGATTACCCTGGCTCCGGCCCACGTGCACATTGTCCCGGTGGCGTGGAACGACGAGCGGCAACGGCGAGTCGCCGAACAGTTACACGACGAGCTCGAAGCACGCGGGGTGGAAGCGCTTTTGGACGATCGGGAGGAACGAGCGGGTGTAAAGTTCAAGGACGCGGACTTGCTCGGCATACCGTTCCGAGTCACGATCGGCTCTCGAGGGCTGGAGCGGGGCACCATCGAACTCAAACCGCGAGCCGAAAACCAAGCACGCGAGATCCCCATAGCCGATGCTCCCGAAGTTCTTGCCGGCATCGTACACGATGCCGTTGCAGCCTTATCACGCGCAAGCGGATGA
- the purE gene encoding N5-carboxyaminoimidazole ribonucleotide mutase, whose product MLPLIGIIMGSRSDWETLSHAADTLDELGVPYEVRIVSAHRTPDLLFEYAASAEARGIEVIIAGAGGAAHLPGMTAAKTLLPVLGVPVESHALRGLDSLLSIVQMPAGVPVGTLAIGKAGAINAALLAAAIVANRHPEFRDALRRHREEQTNAVLRHPDPRKPG is encoded by the coding sequence ATGCTGCCACTTATCGGCATCATCATGGGGTCCCGATCCGATTGGGAGACATTGTCGCACGCTGCCGATACATTGGATGAACTGGGGGTTCCGTACGAAGTTCGTATTGTTTCTGCTCACCGCACGCCGGATTTGTTGTTCGAGTACGCAGCATCCGCCGAAGCCCGTGGAATCGAGGTCATCATTGCGGGGGCCGGCGGCGCCGCGCACTTACCGGGAATGACGGCGGCAAAAACACTGCTTCCTGTGCTTGGCGTTCCGGTAGAGTCCCATGCTCTGCGCGGGCTCGACTCGCTGCTTTCCATTGTGCAAATGCCTGCCGGTGTGCCCGTCGGCACACTGGCCATCGGAAAGGCAGGCGCGATCAATGCCGCACTGCTGGCTGCAGCCATCGTCGCCAATCGGCACCCCGAATTTCGCGATGCGCTCCGGCGGCATCGGGAAGAGCAAACCAACGCGGTTTTGCGCCACCCCGACCCTCGTAAGCCGGGGTGA
- the purK gene encoding N5-carboxyaminoimidazole ribonucleotide synthase: protein MARIGILGAGQLGRMLALAGYPLGLSFRFLDPAPEAPAEALAERLCGAYDDPKLLRQFAEGLAVATFEFENVPVTAVEKLSRHVAVFPSPNALFVGQDRLHEKEFFERVGMAVPPYVRVDCRADLEAGIRRIGLPAILKTRRLGYDGKGQARIVSEADVEPAWRALGGQPLLLERLVRFDAEVSIIAARNRSGATAFYPLVENTHGEGILLRSRVPASCATPELERQARAHAQAVLAGLEYVGVLAIEFFVENGVLLANEMAPRVHNSGHWSIEGAETSQFENHLRALLNWPLGHTEIRGPSVMYNIIGVLPNLEHLLALPGVHVHLYGKAARPRRKLGHVTVTAPDLATLQARESALAAVWNANEAANATGTSSL, encoded by the coding sequence ATGGCTCGGATCGGCATCTTGGGCGCGGGACAACTCGGGCGTATGCTTGCCCTGGCGGGCTATCCGTTAGGGCTATCGTTCCGCTTTTTGGACCCGGCACCGGAGGCACCCGCAGAGGCGCTGGCGGAGCGCCTGTGCGGCGCGTACGACGACCCGAAACTCTTACGGCAATTTGCCGAGGGTCTCGCCGTAGCCACGTTCGAATTTGAAAACGTGCCGGTTACCGCGGTCGAGAAGCTTTCCCGTCACGTGGCGGTTTTCCCCTCTCCGAACGCGTTGTTCGTGGGGCAAGATCGCTTGCACGAAAAAGAGTTTTTCGAACGAGTCGGGATGGCGGTGCCACCCTACGTCCGGGTCGATTGCCGCGCGGATCTCGAGGCCGGTATCCGCCGCATCGGTCTCCCCGCAATTCTCAAGACCCGGCGCTTAGGCTACGACGGGAAGGGCCAGGCACGCATCGTCAGCGAGGCCGATGTCGAGCCGGCTTGGAGGGCGTTGGGTGGCCAGCCCCTTTTACTCGAGCGCCTCGTTCGCTTCGATGCCGAGGTATCGATCATTGCCGCCCGCAACCGATCTGGGGCGACGGCGTTTTATCCGCTGGTGGAAAACACCCACGGCGAGGGCATCCTGCTGCGATCGCGCGTGCCCGCCTCTTGCGCAACGCCCGAACTCGAACGACAGGCTCGCGCACACGCACAAGCAGTGCTGGCCGGGTTGGAGTACGTCGGCGTCTTGGCCATTGAATTTTTTGTGGAGAATGGAGTGCTGCTCGCCAACGAAATGGCGCCTCGGGTGCACAACTCCGGGCATTGGTCCATCGAAGGAGCTGAAACCAGCCAGTTCGAAAATCACTTGCGGGCGTTACTGAATTGGCCCCTGGGCCACACCGAGATTCGAGGCCCAAGCGTGATGTATAACATTATCGGCGTGCTCCCCAACTTGGAGCACTTGCTGGCGCTACCCGGGGTGCACGTTCACCTATACGGGAAGGCCGCTCGACCACGACGAAAGCTGGGGCATGTGACGGTGACCGCGCCAGACCTTGCTACGCTGCAAGCCCGTGAGTCCGCGCTGGCCGCAGTATGGAACGCAAACGAGGCGGCGAATGCAACCGGCACCTCCAGTCTCTAA
- the lgt gene encoding prolipoprotein diacylglyceryl transferase, with product MYPVILQIGPVTIYSFGLMMAVAFLVAGLLTSRELGRKGYNPELGSSLVLWAAVGGLVGARLFLILEDPKEFFEHPLSTIFSGSGFVWYGGLFGGMLATYVAVRRAQVPWLEVADAAAPTLALGHAIGRIGCQLAGDGDWGRVTTLPWGMAYPRAIVGWPYPPGVVVHPTPLYEALAYTAIFLFLWSRRTNVTAPGSLLWLYFVLAGSARFLVEFVRVNPVWWLGLTQAQWISLALVAAGMTMLLRHKIAGSAQPRALRS from the coding sequence ATGTACCCTGTAATTCTACAGATCGGCCCGGTCACGATTTATTCCTTCGGGCTCATGATGGCTGTAGCCTTTTTGGTGGCCGGCTTGCTGACGAGCCGGGAGTTGGGCCGCAAGGGTTACAACCCGGAGCTCGGCTCCTCCCTCGTGCTGTGGGCGGCGGTCGGTGGCCTCGTGGGGGCCCGCCTGTTCCTGATCCTGGAGGACCCCAAGGAATTTTTCGAGCATCCGCTCAGTACGATCTTCAGTGGGTCGGGGTTTGTCTGGTACGGGGGATTATTTGGCGGCATGTTGGCCACGTACGTTGCCGTGCGCCGGGCGCAGGTTCCGTGGTTAGAGGTCGCAGACGCCGCGGCGCCGACTTTGGCGCTCGGGCATGCGATCGGGCGCATTGGGTGCCAGCTTGCCGGAGACGGCGACTGGGGCCGAGTCACCACTTTGCCTTGGGGCATGGCGTACCCGCGTGCCATTGTCGGCTGGCCCTATCCTCCCGGGGTCGTGGTACATCCCACGCCTTTGTACGAGGCGTTGGCGTACACCGCAATCTTTCTGTTTTTGTGGAGCCGGCGCACAAACGTAACCGCCCCGGGCTCTTTGTTGTGGCTCTATTTTGTGCTGGCGGGCAGCGCGCGCTTTCTCGTGGAATTTGTTCGGGTCAATCCGGTTTGGTGGCTGGGCTTGACGCAGGCACAATGGATCAGCCTGGCTTTGGTTGCCGCCGGGATGACGATGCTATTGCGCCATAAAATTGCCGGCTCAGCCCAGCCACGAGCATTGCGTTCATGA
- the resA gene encoding thioredoxin, protein MKRAVIPLAIGLGLVLAVVALLQTQQRERAGFAAPSFRLPTLDGRTVRLEEFRGKILFLNFWATWCPPCREEMPAMQRVYERFRQRPFAMLAVSEDTSAEPVREFVNALGLSFSIALDPNGQLPEKYGVTGYPETFIIDPSGIVLRHVVGPLEWDHPDVIRYFEELLAAVEKQTPPAAGQVVGAQ, encoded by the coding sequence ATGAAGCGCGCCGTGATCCCCCTGGCAATTGGGCTTGGGCTTGTGCTCGCGGTCGTTGCACTTTTACAAACCCAGCAGCGCGAAAGAGCGGGCTTTGCGGCGCCTTCCTTCCGATTGCCCACCTTGGATGGCCGAACGGTACGTCTGGAAGAGTTCCGGGGCAAAATTCTGTTTCTGAATTTCTGGGCGACCTGGTGTCCGCCCTGCCGCGAGGAGATGCCCGCGATGCAACGCGTTTACGAACGCTTTCGGCAGCGGCCCTTTGCGATGTTGGCCGTTAGTGAGGACACGTCGGCCGAACCCGTGCGCGAGTTTGTGAACGCTCTCGGTTTGAGCTTCTCGATCGCACTCGATCCAAACGGGCAGCTCCCGGAAAAATACGGGGTTACCGGCTATCCGGAGACGTTTATCATCGACCCGAGCGGCATTGTCCTACGGCATGTGGTGGGTCCTTTGGAATGGGATCATCCCGATGTGATTCGTTACTTCGAAGAACTTCTGGCGGCAGTGGAAAAACAGACGCCGCCGGCTGCTGGCCAGGTCGTGGGCGCACAGTGA